Proteins co-encoded in one Uloborus diversus isolate 005 chromosome 9, Udiv.v.3.1, whole genome shotgun sequence genomic window:
- the LOC129229917 gene encoding ileal sodium/bile acid cotransporter-like has translation MDIGIFVLVFAYFIKATNGLHVSFEPPFVEDLHMGSSINVSVVMTEFDFHEYKNLTTAAEPQDILQARLFEDSFTCDDVFCNGTIEVRGRFLGFGSVFLLLKNSTSWNRLSPSLPVTVLREDKILNKIFIAFVAVVVSINYINMGCALDITVVKNVLKRPVGPAVGLVCQFVVMPLVSYGVGLLLFDDPVLRLGLFTFGSSPGGGASNMWTLLLGGNLNLSIAMTFLSTLAAFGTLPLWLFTLGKTIVEGSTIKIPFTNILTSLASLAVPIGVGLLVQRYLPKLAAVSKKILAPVSIVIIICIIILASVANTYIFFLLSWPIIFAASLSVWSGFLAGILVSFAFRFPQEDMIAVAVETGIQNTGIAFLMLSYSLKPPVSDIAAVVPVAGSIITPLPLFVIYCVQKIRNCCFRSDTFELQSIHSKKEEYDSTNKGMENMAADSDVNY, from the exons ATGGATATCGGAATTTTTGTCCTGGTTTTTGCTTATTTCATTAAAGCAACAAATGGCTTGCATGTTTCATTTGAACCACCGTTCGTAGAAGACCTGCACATGGGTAGTTCTATCAACGTCAGTGTGGTAATGACAGAGTTTGACTTTCACGAATATAAGAATCTAACAACAGCTGCTGAACCTCAAGATATTCTACAAGCTCGTCTATTTGAAGATTCTTTCACGTGCGATGACGTCTTTTGCAATGGTACAATTGAAGTGCGAGGCCGCTTTTTGGGATTTGGCAGCGTGTTTTTGTTGCTGAAAAACTCAACTTCATGGAACCGATTGTCTCCATCATTGCCTGTTACGGTTCTCAGGGAAGACAAAATTCTCAATAAAATCTTCATAGCATTCGTAGCAGTGGTGGTGTCGATTAATTACATCAATATGGGATGTGCTTTAGATATCACCGTAGTTAAGAATGTTCTAAAGAGACCTGTAGGACCTGCTGTAGGACTGGTATGCCAGTTCGTCGTAATGCCTCTG GTGTCTTATGGCGTCGGCCTTCTTTTATTCGATGACCCTGTCCTTCGCCTAGGCCTTTTCACCTTCGGTAGCAGTCCAGGAGGAGGGGCCAGTAATATGTGGACTCTCTTGCTGGGCGGGAATTTGAACTTGAGCATTGCAATGACATTTCTTAGTACTCTTGCAGCCTTTG gCACTCTTCCACTGTGGCTATTTACATTAGGAAAGACCATTGTGGAGGGCAGCACTATTAAAATTCCTTTTACCAATATTCTTACATCTCTGGCATCACTCGCCGTTCCCATCGGAGTAGGACTTCTTGTTcagag GTACCTTCCGAAACTAGCAGCTGTCTCAAAGAAGATCCTAGCACCCGTCAGCATCGTCATCATCATCTGCATCATCATTTTGGCTTCCGTGGCCAATACTTATATTTTCTTCCTGCTAAGTTGGCCAATCATCTTCGCCGCCAGCCTCAGCGTTTGGTCAGGGTTCCTGGCTGGCATTCTGGTGTCCTTCGCTTTTCGCTTTCCCCAGGAAGATATGATCGCTGTTGCCGTGGAAACTGGAATCCAGAACACTGGGATAGCTTTCTTGATGCTCAGTTATTCCTTGAAACCACCTGTGTCGGATATAGCTGCCGTAGTGCCCGTGGCAGGTTCCATCATCACGCCATTGCCGCTCTTCGTTATTTATTGTGTTCAAAAGATTAGGAATTGTTGCTTCAGAAGTGATACGTTCGAACTGCAGTCTATCCATTCCAAGAAGGAGGAGTATGATTCCACGAACAAAGGGATGGAAAATATGGCAGCTGATTCTGATGTTAACTATTAG